CCCCGTGCTGCGATCGGATCGACTGGGGGCGGTGCGGTGGCGGTGGTCGGCGCGGGGCACGACGCTGGAGCGATGGCGCATCGATCATCGGCGATACTGGTACAACCTGCCCGGCCCCTCGACCGGGACGATGGCAAAATCCGGACGAAGGGATGCCCGATGACCGAAACGCCCCGCTTCCATGCCGTCCGCTGCCTCGACGCCACAGGGTTCCACACCATGCGCTACGCGCAGTGGGGCGACCCCACCAACCCGCGCGCGGTGATCTGCGTACATGGCTTGAACCGCGTGGGGCGCGACTTCGACCACCTGGCGCGCGCGTTGAGCGCCCGGTACCGGGTGGTCTGCCCGGATCTTCCGGGGCGGGGCACCAGCGACTGGCTGCGGGATCCGCAAGGGTATGGGATCGAGCCGACCGCTGCCGACCTGGTTACGCTCATCGCCCGCCTCGACGTGGAAACGGTCGCCTGGGTCGGAACCTCGTTCGGTGGCTTGATCGGTATCGCCCTCGCGGGGCTTGCGCAATCCCCGATCACGCGGCTGGTCATCAACGACATCGGCCCCCATCTCGAATGGACCGGCCTGGCGCAGATCGGCGCCCATCTCGGCCGCGACCCCCGGTTCGCATCGGTCGAGGAGGCGGTGGCCTATCAGCGCACGGTTTCGGCCGGCGCGGCGATGCGCAACGATGCGGAGTGGCGCGAGATGACGCTCTCGGTGCTCAAGCGCGATGGCGACGGCTACGTGTTCCACTACGACCCCGCGATCGCCGAGGTCCTGCGTGCGATGGACCCGAAGGCGTTGCGCGCCGCCGAACAGCAGATGTGGCAGCGCTACGACGCGATCGCCTGCCCGACCTTGCTGCTGCATGGAGAAAAATCCGACATCCTGGGTGCGGACACCGTTGCGGCGATGCAGCGTCGCGGGCCGCGGCCGCAGGTCGTCACCGTTCCGGGGGTCGGTCACGCACCGATGTTCTTCGATTCGGCTCAGATCGCCGCGGTGCGCGATTTCCTGTTCGCGGAGGCCGGATGAGCCGGGACGACGGAAACCGCGGCGCCCCGACCGACGCGCCGCCGGTCCATCCCGATCCGGCGCACGCTCGGGAACTGGCCTTTTCCTTGTACGCCGACCGGACGCTGGAGACCGGCGAGCCGCTGGCCGCGCACGCCGATGGCCTCGCCCGGATCGTGCAGACCGTTCGCACCGATCCCGACCTCGCCGCCGCGGCCTATCTGTTCGCCGCCGACACGGTGATGCGCGATGCCGACCGCTGGCTGCGCAGCCACTTCGGCGCGTCGGTGGCGCGGCTCGTCGCCGATCTGCGGCAGCTGCGCCAGCTTTCCGAAACGGTGCGGGCGCGCAGCGGCCGGGACGATCCCGCGACGCGCGACCGCGCCGCCGCCGCCGCGCAGGAGGAAGCCCTGCGCCGCATGGTGCTGGCGATGGCCAACGATCTGCGCGTCGTCCTCCTGCGGCTGGCGTCGCGCCTGCAGACCTTGCGCTATCTCGCCGCCGTGCGCCATCCCCGTGCCGAGGAATACGCGCGCGAAACCCGGATGCTCTACGCGCCGCTGGCCAATCGCCTCGGAATCTGGCAACTGAAATGGGAGATGGAGGATCTTGCGCTGCGGTTCCTCGAGCCGGAAACCTATCAGCGGATCGCACGGGCGCTCGAAGAGAAGCGCGGGCAGCGCGAACAACGGGTGCAGGACGCCGAGACGACGCTGCGCGATCTGCTTGCCGCCCACGGCATCGCGGGCGAGGTGAGCGGGCGGCCCAAGCACATCGCCAGCATCGCCGCCAAGATGCGGTTGAAGAATCTTCCGTTCGAGCGCGTGTTCGACCAGCGGGCGCTGCGCGTGCTCGTCGATCGCGTCGAGCAGTGCTACGAGGTCCTCGCGCTGGCGCACCAGCGCTGGCGCCAGATCGAAAGCGAGTACGACGACTACATCGCCCGGCCCAAGGCCAACGGCTATCAGTCGCTGCATACGGTGGTGGAGGACGACGACGGGCGACCGCTGGAGATCCAGATCCGCACGCGGGCAATGCACGAACGCGCCGAACTGGGCGTCGCGGCGCATTGGCAGTACAAGGAAGGCGGCAAGGGCCGCGGCGGGGGCGACGCTGCGCGTGCCGAACAGGAGACGGTCGCCTGGCTGCGCCGCCTGCTCGATTGGCGGGAGGAGGTCGAACGCGACGGCGGCGCGCCCGGTGCCGAGGGGCCGGACGTGGCACCGGCCGCCGCACGGGTCTACGCGCTGACGCCGGAGGGCAGGGTGGTGGACCTGCCCGCGGGCGCGACCCCCGTCGATTTCGCCTACGCCATCCATACCGAACTCGGTCACCGCTGCCGCGGGGCGCGGGTCGACGGCGCGCTGGTGCCGCTCCATACCGCGCTGCGCACCGGCCAGACGGTGAAGATCCTTGCCGCGCATGCCGGCGGGCCGAGCCGCGACTGGCTCAACCCCGAACTCGGATTCACCGCGAGCCCACGGTCGCGCGCCAAGGTGCGGCAGTGGTTCCATGCGCAGGAACACGAACAGTCGGTCGCCGCCGGCCGCGAGATCGTGCAGCGCGAACTCCAGCGCCTGGGCAAGACCGCGATCAACCAGGAGGATCTCGCGCACCGGATGGGATTCCGCGCCGCCGAGGATCTCTACGTCGCCGCGACCAAGGACGAATTCAACCTGCGCAGCGTCGAGCACGCGCTCGACGGCGGCAGCACCGAGGCGGCGACGGAGGAGCCGGTTTTTCCGGCGCGGGCGCCTTCGGCATCGGAAGCCCACGGGCGGGGTGCGATCCTGGTGGTCGGCGTCGACTCGCTGCTGACCGGCCTTGCGCGCTGCTGCCGCCCGATCCCGCCGGATCCCATCATCGGCTTCGTCACCCGCGGGCGGGGCGTGTCGGTCCATCGCGCGGATTGCCCGAATGCGCGCACGCTGCTCGCGCGCCATCCCGAGCGGGTGATCGAGGTCGCCTGGGAAGCGCATGCCCGCGGCGAAGAACGCGCCTTCCCGGCCGAGGTGGTGGTGTTCGCCAACGACCGCCAGGGCCTGCTGCGCGACATCTCGGAAGTGTTCTCGCGCGAAAAGCTCAACGTCGTCGGCGTCAACACCGCGACCCGCCGCGGTCAGGCGCACATGCGCTTCACGGTGGAGGTGCCGGACAGGGCGGCGTTGCGCCGCTGCCTGGCGCAGCTGGCGGAGGTGAAAGGCGTGGTGATCGCGCGCCGGGCGTGACGATCACGGGGAGACCCGGGGTGGGGACGGCACCGGCGTGGTGTGTCCCGCCTCGTTCCGTTCGGAGGAGTCGTACCATGACGACGCGGAAAGTCGGCATTGCGGATTATTGGGAGATGAAGGCTCGCGCGTTCAAGATCGCGTTCGACCGGAAGGCCTTTGCGCGCATCGCATTACTGCTGACCATTGCAGGATGTGCGAACGTCCATTACGAACAAGGCAAGACCAGCCTTAATGACAAAGAACTGGTATTCGGCAAGATCGTCCTGGTGCGCGACGGCGAAATCGGCACCATCAGCACATTTGGCACCCCGGTCAACATCGCCCCGCTGGAATCCACCAAAGAGCCCTTGCTCATAACAGAACCCTTGGAAAAGGACGGCCGTTTTTACTGGGTCCTGAAACCCGGCCTGCAGCTCCTCAACATCGTGCTGCATGAACCCACTGATGACATCGTTTCGCTCGCCTTCGACGTACCCAACAAGCCCGGCGCATATTATTTTGGTGATCTGATCATGCGCGGCGAGAAGCATTTCAGCGCCCTGGGAGCAGCAAATGTCCGTCATGTCTCGATCCGTATTTCCGACAATTTCCAGGAAGAAAGGGCCGAATTACTCACGCGCAACTCCGGCCTGACGATGGATATGATCGGAAGACTTCAGGTTTCCGACGTGAGCAAGGCAAAGGCGCGCGCCGCGTTTTTCCGTACGGTGCTGGATACGGCGCCGGTCTGTTGCAGCCGGATGTCGGAGTTTACGTTTGAAAATCTGGCACCCGGCAAATCAACGTCCGCGGAAATCGCACGCGGCCAGGGAAGCTTCGACTTCGCGACCGGGAAAAGCTACTTCCGTGCGTTCAAATTGCCCGCATATTCGGCACCCTACGCAATCAGCCTGCATAGCAAGGTGATGCCCAGTGGTATTCCCCACCGGTTTCGCGTATTTGTCCCGGCCGCAGTACTGTTGGACAGCAACTTCCACATCATCGAAACGATCGACCCCAAAGGGTTGCGCCCGATTCCGGCTTCCATCATGCCGCCGCGAGCTGCTGCGCTTGAGCAGACCATTGCCATCTCTGCAGCCAACGCTCGGGCGAAATACATGGTCCTTTACACTACGGACAACCTGCTGGAGCGTCCGCGCCTGACTTCGGTGCCAGGTGTATTCCTGATCCCGGGCGGCGCACTACCTTCCGGCGTACCACAACTGACAGAGATGGAACCCTGGCCTACGGGGAATATAGAAATTTCGCTCGACGCCGGAACCTCATAGCTTGCAGGCGGCGGCGGCGTGATACGTCCTTTTCAGGACGACCTGCTGCATTCCGGCCACCGCGAGTCGCTCGCGGTTCCGGTACCGGTAGCCGGGGGCCACGTTGCCTAAAACGGCGCGAGGTAGATCCCGCCCGTATCCTCCGCGGGCCGCCGGGCAAAGAGCCAGCGCAGGACTTCGGCCCACTCGCCGCTGCGCCGACGGCCCGCAAGGACCCGGCGCAGCGGGAAGCCGCCGTGCGCCTTACGCCGCGACCGCTTCGCCATGGGCTGCCAGCAGTTCGAAGTGCCGGGCATAGCGCGGCTTGAGGTTGTCGAGCGACAGCCAGATCAGGAAATCCGCGCTGTTGAAGTCCGGATCCCACGCGGGCTCGCCGCAGACCCGCGCACCCAGGCGCAGATAGCCTTTGATGAGCGGCGGCATTTCCGGCTGCGACGCCCGGGCGAAGCGCTCGTGCGGGAAGGGCACGCGCGGGAACACGCGGTATTCCGGATCGGCGAGGTAATACTGCAGGGTGTCGCGCAGCGACGCGGCCTGCATGCCGCCGTCGGCGAGCGGCGCGCTCGCGCAGCCGATCAGGTGGCGGTAGCGCCCACGGCGCATGTAGCGCGCCAGCCCCGCCCACAGCATCAGGATCGCCGCACCGGTCCGATAGTCTGGGTGCACGCAGGAGCGGCCGACCTCGATCAAGGACGGGCGCAGGTGTGCAAAACGCGCCAGATCGAACTCCGACTCGGAGTAGAGGCGGCCGATCAACTGGCTGCGGTGGGGCGGCAGAATCCGGTAGGTGCCGATCACCTTGGCGCTGTCGCGATCGCGCACCAGGAGATGGTCGCAATACGCGTCGAATTCGTCGCGATCGATCCCGTCGTCGGCTCCGCCGGCGAGTTGTGCTCCCATTTCCTGCGCGAAGACGTCGTAGCGCAGGCGTTGCGCTTCCTCCACCTCGCTTGCGGTCCGGGCAAGTCCTACCGTCAGTACGGCGTTTGCGGCGCGGGGGTCCAGCGTTGCGCCGGCGATCGCATCGGCATCGGTTTGCAGCATCGTTCCATCCTCTGGTTGCCTATCGATGCGCCCACTGTATGTCCGGCGGCTTTCACGTTCGTGAACGGGCGGTGACCCGGATGTGACGCCCGCAAGGGTTCCGCGATTTCGTGTAAGATGCGCGCTTCGCTTCAGGCGCGTAGCTCAGCTGGTTAGAGCACCACCTTGACATGGTGGGGGTCGTTGGTTCGAGTCCAATCGCGCCTACCAAATTTTCAAGCAAATCAGTTAGTTACGGAACAAAACGATGCCGCCCTTCGGGGCGGTTTTGCTGGGTGTGTCCAAAATGTGTCCACAATCAGCCGTTTGTGCCCGTACGGACGTCGGTGTTGTCGACCACCAACTGCAAGGCCGGCCGCTCCACCCACGCCCGCAGATGCTCACCGCTCAGGTGTGCGTACCGCTGCACCATCTTGAGCGAGGACCACCCGCCTAACTCTTGGAGGACGTGCAGCGGTGTTCCGTTCTGCACATGCCAGCTCGCCCACGTATGCCGCAGGTCGTGCCAGCAGAAGTCCTCGATTCCCGCGCGTTGTAATGCTTCCCGCCAGGCTCGCGTGCTCGTCTGGTGGACGGGCCTTCCGGCCTTGGCGAAGACCCAGGGCAAGGATCGCTTGCGCCCGGTCTCGTCTTCCACTGTCTCCTGGGCTCTGTCCTGCTCCGCTTTTTGCGCCTGGAGGATCGCCACTGCCTTGTCGGTGAGCGGCACCGCCAGCGATTTGCGGTTCTTGGTGTCTTCGGAAAGCACCCAGGCGGTCTTGCGCGCCAAATCCACTTGAGACCACTGCAGATTTGTCACGTTCGCGCGCCGAAGCCCGGTCTGCAAGGCGAATTCCGCCATGATGGCCAGGTGTTTCGGGAGTTCGGCGATGAGGCGATCGGCCTCGTCGCGCGAAATCCAGCGAATGCGACTTTTTGCGCCCTTGAGTGCCTTGACCTTCGGTACGCGGTCAACCCATTCCCACTCGTCGCGCGCCTTGTTGAGCACGGCGCGAAACGTCGTTAGAAACCGGTTGACCGTATCGACACCCGGAACGCACTCACGCTTCTGTCCCGTCTTGTACTCGACGGTGTATGGCTTTTGCCGTTCGGCGATGATGTTGTCCACCATCGCCTTGTCGATCTCGTCGAGGTATTTATCGCCGAGATACGGGTCAAGCCAGCGAAGCGCATGCTGGTCGTTTCCGAGTGACGCCTTGCTCTCGGCGCTCGCTTCGCGAACGTAACGGACGACGGCTTCGCGCCAAGTGTATCTGGGCTTCGCTCCTAGCCGTTCTTGTTCCCAAATCTGCGTTTTGAGCCGGTCGTGGTACTCCTGGGCTTTTTTTCTGTCTGTAGTCCCAGTGCTCTGGCGTATTCGTCGTCTGCCTGAAAGTCTGATGTCGCAATACCAGGGCGACGACTTGTTGCGTCGATAGATGGGCATTCCATTCCCTCCTTCCCCGCCGCATCACCCAACGCTCGCCGCCTGTAATTTGACCGGATGTATTCGGCTAGGTCAACATCAATGAACACCCAGCACTTTCCTGGCTTTGCACCAGGAACCTCTCCGGCCTGCGCCTTGCGCAAGAGCGTGATTGGGTGTACGTGCAAGAACTCGGCCGCTTCCTGTAGGTCGAGCGTACGCATGATCAATTCGTTGTGATGCGGTGGAACAATTGAACCGTGTACTTATGCCGCTCGCGCACCGGGAGACTGACGCGGTTCGGGCGGACTGGCTGGATCGACAGCGCGAATCAGATCGACCACCCGCCAGCGGGTGAGGCCACCGATGCGCACGGGCTGCGGCAACAGCCCCTCGCTGACGGCTCGCCAGAATGTGGAGCGGCCCATGGAGAGCATGTGCGCCCCTTCCAGGGCAGTCACCAGGATTTTTTCGGTCATGCTTTTCTCTCCAATCGTCCCCAGTGCCGCAGTCCCTGGAGGCAGGACGCGGCGAAATAGACGTACAGCGCCGCCGTCATCCACTGGCGCTGCAGCGCGAACATTGCGAGGCCAATGATGTTTCCGGCGAGCCAGAACCAGTAGCCGCGCCGGTTGCGGCGCTTGATGAATTCGTTGCCGGCCACGGACAGAATGGTGAAGGCGGCGTTCATGGCGGTGAGGGCGATCATCCGGCGGCGCCAGGCGCGGGCGCTTGCGTCTTCTCCCCGCCGCACGATGCAAGGAATTTCTCGGCTTCGTCGGCGAACCGGACGAAATCCGCCGCGAGATCCCGCAAGCCCTCCGGGCTGCCTTCAAACCGCAGTTCGGTGGTTCCGAACGCGCGGCGCAGTCCGGATGCGTCGTATTCGAATCGCGGCACGGCCACGACCAGGGCGACCTCGACGCGAGCGCGCGGGGCATCCCCGTCGCCGCCGCGGAGCACGATGTTGCGGGCGCTACCGATAAGCATCATTATTTCTCCTCGTTGCGGTTTTCGCCTCACCGGCGCCGCCGGGAAAACAGGCTGGAGATTGCCCACACCACGGCGATCCCGGCCACAGCGAGGATCAGGGTCTGCGCGATGCTCAGGTGTCGAATCGACTTGAAGATCGCGCCGTAGATCAGGCCGTGAACGATCGAGTTCGCGATCATGTGGGCGAGGGCTGGGTGCTGCATTGGCATTAGTTCGCCGGCGCGGCGCTGACGCCCACGGCTTCGATGGCTTGCTTGATCTTCTGGTCGGTTTTGTACTGGCTCAACGCATAGACCGCCCAGATCGTCGCGGGGATCCAGCCGATCAGGGTGAGCTGGAGGATCAGGCAGATGATTCCGGCGACGGGCCGCTTGATGGTGAAGAACACGAGCCAGGGGATGAACAGGGCAATCGGAAGACGCATGATGATGTCCTTGCGGGGTATCGGCGCTTTTGGGTGGAGGTCAGAACGCACCGGGTCCGGTTTTGGCGTTGCGCTGCGCCGCGTTCCACGAGTCCGATGCGGCGTCGCACGCCGGATCCCAGGTCGTGGCCTGATTGGCGCGGTGCGGGGGCTGGAACGGGTTGACGTAGCCGTTGTTGGTGTTGCACCAATGGATTTCGGAGGTGCGCTCCTTGAGGTGCGAATCGAACCAGGCCTTGTCGTGCCCCGTGTACGGGCTCGGACCGCGGGGTTGCGCGGCGGGCTCCGCCGTCTTTCCGGTCCCGCTGTTGTTGCCGCAAGCCGTCAGGGCGATTGCGGCGATGGCGGCGGCGATGGCGAAAGTGACGTGTCGCTTCATCTTGTTCTCCGTTTCGTTGATCAGAGGTTTTCGAGGTGTACCGCTGCGAACTCGGTTGCCTGGGCCCGCCCGCGGTACCGGGTGAGCGAGGCGAACCGGTCGAGGAATGCCTCCTCCCACCACTGCGGGGACCATCCGCCTTCGGTTGCCGGACCATCGAATTCCGGGATTGCGTCGAGGATCGTCCAGGGCGTGTGGCGGTCCGGATCGAACCGCATCAAGTCGCGCCGTTCGGTGGCCAGGGCGATGAGGTCGGCGTGCTTGACCAAGCCCTCCCATTCCTGCATCAGATCGACGACGCCGAGCGCCCGGTGCACCGCGGCGCTGGCCTGGGCTTCGAGATCGCGCCAGGCGGGGCCGAGCAGCGTCTTGGCCGGCGTGGGCATGTCGCCGACGTATGCCTCGTGGGCGTCGTGGAGCAGCCCCGCGAGCTGGGCGCTGGCGGGCGCGCCGATGCGCTCCAGGATCCGCGCGACGAGCAGACTGTGCTGCGCGACGGAGTAGTGCACGTCCGTGTGCCCCCCGAAGCGGCAGAGCAGAGACAGAGCATGCGCGATGTCCTCGATGCGGACCTGGGACGGATCCAGCCGGCCTGGGGTCACTTCGTATCCGCGGAAGGTGAGCATCATCATGGTTGGCCGTACCTCAGAACGGGATGTCGTCGTCCAGTTCGGCCACCCCGCCCGCCGGCGCCTGCGGCGCTGCGGCTTCGTGGTCACCGGAATCCGCCCGGGATCCGAGCAGAATCAGGTTTTCGGCGACGACTTCGGTTGTGTACCGGTCCTGGCCGGTTTCCTTGTCCTGCCATTTGCGGGTGCGCAGGTGGCCCTCGATGAAGCACTGCTTGCCCTTGCGCAGGTAGTCACCCGCGACCTCGGCCAGGCGACCGAAGAGCACCGCGCGCGTCCACTCAGTGTCCTCGTGGCGCTCGCCGTCCTTGTCCTTCCAGGAGCGCGACGTGGCGATCGAGATTGTCGCGACGGCGGCGCCGTCCGCGGTGTAGCGCAGCTCGGGATCGCGACCGAGGTGGCCAAGAAGTTGAACGCGGTTCAGGGATGGCATTGCCCGTCTCCTTCATGCCCCGTGGGGTGATAGGACGCAGATTACGGTAAGCCGTAACGAATGTCAACGGAAAGCCGTATGTGCGCCGTAATTATCACGCAAACACGGTATGCTGCTGGCGACAAAAAATCTACCGTGGCGGCGGTGCAGGCGCAGTTCGGAGCGTCGACCGGGGTCTTCGTTCCATCGCTTGATGTGGTGTATTTATTTCACTACACTAATCGAGTGACGAATTACGAACCCATCGGCGATTGGCGTGCGCGGATCAACGGAATGGAGCATGGCATTCCGCACGTACACGTCCAGTTCCGCGACGGGTCGCGCGTGGTTCTCGCGATCGAAACGGGTGCGCTCCTTGCCGGGCGCGTGCGTCCGGTCCAGCGACTCGCTGCGGTGCGCGCCTGGATCGCGGACCGCCGGAACGAGTTGCTCGCCGAATACCGGAGACTCAACCCATGAAAAATCCGCCAAGCATTCAAGAGGCCCGCGTTGTGGGGGTTCCGGTGATCGAAATCCGCTGGTCCACGGGCGAGACGCTGCCCGTTGATCTGCGTGCGCAGATTCACCCGCCGTTCGATGCGCTGGTCGACGACGAATTCTTCTCGCGCATGCACGTGAGCGAGTGGGGGGATGGTCTGGATTGGCCGGGTGGTCTTGATATTGGCGCCGATCGCCTCTACGAACTGGCACGGCAGCAGGCGGGGCTCATGACCCCGGACGAGTTCGGAGCCTGGATGGATCGCAACGGCCTATCGCTGTCCTCCGCCGCGCAGTCGCTGGGGATGACGCGGCGCATGATCGCGCACTATCGGACGGGTAGTAAGCCTATCCCGAAGGTCGTGGGCCTTGCATGCAAGGGGTGGGATGCGCTGGCGGAGAAATCACGCGAACACGGGGGCGCGGTTGCCTGATTCGGCGCAAGCGTAAACGGCGTTTTGGGGAAATTGCATGCGGCGCACGTCGATCTCATGTCGATTCCCCCTTTTTGAATGGACGAAGGGCGCGAGAAGGAACGCTGCCTGCCACTGCGTGGATTTGGTCGATTTCGGTTAGGTCCAGAGTCATCGGCGGGTGGCCGTTGTTGATCGACAGTAGGGAAATCGAGGTATCGGTTCTCCACGCCAACACCTTGAGCATCCTTTGGCCGTCCTTGCCGATCACCACAACATCCGTTCCGGGCTGCGCTTCGATGTTCGGCTCAACAATGATGAACTCCCCCGCGCGGTAGCGGGGCGCCATTGAGTCGCCCACCACGCGCAGGGCGTAGGCGTTGGAATCGGTCGTCGGGTAGTCAATAACCCCCTCCCCATGCCCTGTTGGGTACTGATACTCCTCGAAATAGCCGTTTTGCCCCCCCTTAACCTTTCCGACAGAGGGAACCTCGCGGGACGGCCTCGGAACATTGGCTGCCTGGACGTTAACGATGTATCGACTGTACTCAGCAGTGTGGTCAGACACGATTGCCGCGGCGCTGACACTTCGTTGCCCCGTGACCAATTCGTAGGCATTCAGGGAAAGGAAGTTCGCGATCTGCGGCAGCCATTCCGATTTCTCCGAATAGCCGTTTTCAAGGTCCGCAAGCGTTGAGTAGGGCATCCCAATGCCATCCGCGAGCGCCTTTCTGGTGATTCCGCGCGCCTCTCGCGCCGCCTTTACTCGTTCGCCAATTTTCATTTTTTAATTGTTCCGGAAATCCATAACGGTTTGCCGTTGACATCGTTTACGGTACGCCGTAGTATTTGGATCATGAACTGGTCAACCGTAATCATGGAAGTTGAGGCCACCGGCTTTTCCTTGACTGAGATAGGAAAGGCGATCGGCCTTACGGTCTCGTCCGTCAGCGATCTCAAGCATGGGCGCAGCAAGGCTCCGAGCGGCAATGCTGCGATCAAGCTCGTCGAACTCCATCGGAGGATATGCATCCACTCGGTGACTCTCGCCGATCACTCCGCTCCCATCTCCCCCGATCCGGAGTCCCGCTGATGGATTGTCTCGAAGGGGTGTCCTTTGCTGCGGTGGCGATGAGACGTCGCATGAAATCCAACCTTCATTCCGCCCGGCCTTTGGGCGAACCCCAATTCACCGCTCGCGCAACCTGCCTTCCCTCCTCCCGAGGCGCGCGTGCTTTTGGCCCCGAGCCGGGGCCGTCTTTTCTACCAGCGGATCCGACGCGCATAGATAGCGGCCGGCTCTGCGATTCGGGGTATCTCGCGCAGTGGCTGCGATCTCTCGCAGCCAACGACGACGAGGAGCGAGTAACCGGGTAAGGGTTTGCGCATGGCTAGGGTCGCCCCCGAAAAGACGGTCTCTCCGCCCGTCCTGCCGCCGCGCATCCACCAATGCGGAACCGATGGAGAAGGCGATGGTGTTGCAGCTCACCGAAAACTCGATGCAGTGGATCCAAGCGGCGATCGCGGACGCGGAGCATGTCCGGATCGTCGCGCATGAGGCTCCGCCGGTGCAGGACCGCGGGGCGATCGTTCCCGTCTGGTATCTGGTCGGTGAGATGCGCAGGGCCGGCCATCATCCCCACCAGTCGCAGATTCACGGCGCCGACGGCTCGCCGCTCGTGTTCGACACCCGGACTGCAGCGGAGCAACACGTTGCGCAGCTCCAGTCCGCGGTTGCGCGTCGGACCGACATGGTGGTCGGATGAATCGCGAAATCCGTCACTTCCACCTCTTTTGCGGTCTTGGCGGCGGTGCCGCGGGCTTCAACCGCGGCGAGGCCCGCGTGGGCAGCCTGCAGGCGAAATTCCGCTGCCTGGGCGGTATCGACGTGGACTCGGCCGCAATCCGCGATTTCACGCGGCTGGCCGGGGTCCCCGGCACGGTGCTCGACTTGTTCGATCGGAACCAATACCGCGCCTTTCATGGCGCGGAACCGCCGCCCGGTTGGCGCGAGGCGACGCCGTCCGACATCCGGCGGGCGGCCGGCAACGAGCGTCCGCACATCGTCTTCACGAGCGCGCCTTGCAAGGGCTTTTCGGGGTTGCTGTCGGAGGGCCGAAGCAAGACGGACAAGTACCAGGCGCTGAACCGCCTGACGCTGCGCGGCATCTGGCTGACGCTCGAAGCGTGGGCGAACGATCCCCCGGAACTGGTCATCTTCGAGAACGTGCCACGGATCGCGAACCGTGGCCGTCACCTGCTCGATCAGATCGGAGCGCTCCTGCGCCAGTACGGCTATGCCGTCGCGGAAACGACCCACGACTGCGGCGAGCTGGGCGCGCTCGCGCAGAGCCGCAAGCGGTTCTTGCTGGTCGCGCGGCACATCGAGAAAGTGCCGCCCTTCCTCTACGAGCCGGAGAAGAAGCGCCTGCAGGCGGTCGGCACGGTCCTGGGCCGCATGCCGCTTCCCGGCGATGCCGCAGGCGGTCCGATGCACCGGATTCCGCTCTTGCAGTGGAAAACCTGGGTGCGGCTGGCGTTCGTGGAGGCCGGCAGCGATTGGCGCAGCCTGACCAAGCTGGCGGTCGAGGACGGCCATCTCCGCGATTACCTGCTCGTCCCCGAGATGCACAACGGGACCATGGGCGTCGTTCCGTGG
This genomic window from Burkholderiales bacterium GJ-E10 contains:
- a CDS encoding GTP diphosphokinase, translating into MSRDDGNRGAPTDAPPVHPDPAHARELAFSLYADRTLETGEPLAAHADGLARIVQTVRTDPDLAAAAYLFAADTVMRDADRWLRSHFGASVARLVADLRQLRQLSETVRARSGRDDPATRDRAAAAAQEEALRRMVLAMANDLRVVLLRLASRLQTLRYLAAVRHPRAEEYARETRMLYAPLANRLGIWQLKWEMEDLALRFLEPETYQRIARALEEKRGQREQRVQDAETTLRDLLAAHGIAGEVSGRPKHIASIAAKMRLKNLPFERVFDQRALRVLVDRVEQCYEVLALAHQRWRQIESEYDDYIARPKANGYQSLHTVVEDDDGRPLEIQIRTRAMHERAELGVAAHWQYKEGGKGRGGGDAARAEQETVAWLRRLLDWREEVERDGGAPGAEGPDVAPAAARVYALTPEGRVVDLPAGATPVDFAYAIHTELGHRCRGARVDGALVPLHTALRTGQTVKILAAHAGGPSRDWLNPELGFTASPRSRAKVRQWFHAQEHEQSVAAGREIVQRELQRLGKTAINQEDLAHRMGFRAAEDLYVAATKDEFNLRSVEHALDGGSTEAATEEPVFPARAPSASEAHGRGAILVVGVDSLLTGLARCCRPIPPDPIIGFVTRGRGVSVHRADCPNARTLLARHPERVIEVAWEAHARGEERAFPAEVVVFANDRQGLLRDISEVFSREKLNVVGVNTATRRGQAHMRFTVEVPDRAALRRCLAQLAEVKGVVIARRA
- a CDS encoding maltose operon periplasmic, whose product is MTTRKVGIADYWEMKARAFKIAFDRKAFARIALLLTIAGCANVHYEQGKTSLNDKELVFGKIVLVRDGEIGTISTFGTPVNIAPLESTKEPLLITEPLEKDGRFYWVLKPGLQLLNIVLHEPTDDIVSLAFDVPNKPGAYYFGDLIMRGEKHFSALGAANVRHVSIRISDNFQEERAELLTRNSGLTMDMIGRLQVSDVSKAKARAAFFRTVLDTAPVCCSRMSEFTFENLAPGKSTSAEIARGQGSFDFATGKSYFRAFKLPAYSAPYAISLHSKVMPSGIPHRFRVFVPAAVLLDSNFHIIETIDPKGLRPIPASIMPPRAAALEQTIAISAANARAKYMVLYTTDNLLERPRLTSVPGVFLIPGGALPSGVPQLTEMEPWPTGNIEISLDAGTS
- a CDS encoding ornithine-acyl[acyl carrier protein] N-acyltransferase, giving the protein MLQTDADAIAGATLDPRAANAVLTVGLARTASEVEEAQRLRYDVFAQEMGAQLAGGADDGIDRDEFDAYCDHLLVRDRDSAKVIGTYRILPPHRSQLIGRLYSESEFDLARFAHLRPSLIEVGRSCVHPDYRTGAAILMLWAGLARYMRRGRYRHLIGCASAPLADGGMQAASLRDTLQYYLADPEYRVFPRVPFPHERFARASQPEMPPLIKGYLRLGARVCGEPAWDPDFNSADFLIWLSLDNLKPRYARHFELLAAHGEAVAA
- a CDS encoding phage integrase site specific recombinase, whose translation is MPIYRRNKSSPWYCDIRLSGRRRIRQSTGTTDRKKAQEYHDRLKTQIWEQERLGAKPRYTWREAVVRYVREASAESKASLGNDQHALRWLDPYLGDKYLDEIDKAMVDNIIAERQKPYTVEYKTGQKRECVPGVDTVNRFLTTFRAVLNKARDEWEWVDRVPKVKALKGAKSRIRWISRDEADRLIAELPKHLAIMAEFALQTGLRRANVTNLQWSQVDLARKTAWVLSEDTKNRKSLAVPLTDKAVAILQAQKAEQDRAQETVEDETGRKRSLPWVFAKAGRPVHQTSTRAWREALQRAGIEDFCWHDLRHTWASWHVQNGTPLHVLQELGGWSSLKMVQRYAHLSGEHLRAWVERPALQLVVDNTDVRTGTNG
- a CDS encoding phage transcriptional regulator, AlpA — protein: MTEKILVTALEGAHMLSMGRSTFWRAVSEGLLPQPVRIGGLTRWRVVDLIRAVDPASPPEPRQSPGARAA
- a CDS encoding putative MFS-type transporter: MAKRSRRKAHGGFPLRRVLAGRRRSGEWAEVLRWLFARRPAEDTGGIYLAPF
- a CDS encoding glycosyltransferase, which translates into the protein MLIGSARNIVLRGGDGDAPRARVEVALVVAVPRFEYDASGLRRAFGTTELRFEGSPEGLRDLAADFVRFADEAEKFLASCGGEKTQAPAPGAAG
- a CDS encoding D-(-)-3-hydroxybutyrate oligomer hydrolase, translated to MTETPRFHAVRCLDATGFHTMRYAQWGDPTNPRAVICVHGLNRVGRDFDHLARALSARYRVVCPDLPGRGTSDWLRDPQGYGIEPTAADLVTLIARLDVETVAWVGTSFGGLIGIALAGLAQSPITRLVINDIGPHLEWTGLAQIGAHLGRDPRFASVEEAVAYQRTVSAGAAMRNDAEWREMTLSVLKRDGDGYVFHYDPAIAEVLRAMDPKALRAAEQQMWQRYDAIACPTLLLHGEKSDILGADTVAAMQRRGPRPQVVTVPGVGHAPMFFDSAQIAAVRDFLFAEAG